TATGCTTGAACATGCCTAGTACGTTCACGAAGAACTGTAATGtaccatttttcagttttcaggcttgttttaaattaaattccatTCACTTACATTTCctaatctattaatttttttcgggaatGCCCTGACTCCAAATATCAAGAACTCAATATATTCTTCAGTTCCATTTAATACTTTTTCATTCAAGTTATAGACGGATGTGTAATTTCTCTCCTCAATCCAAGTTGTCTCGTGCATACAACTATAGTTTGATAGAATATCTGACTCCATTTTGTCATATAATCGTTGTGCAATGGCAAATGTTCTAAAATGTTCATAGTTTGGCCTTTTAGTATTGTCTGTCAGAACTCACTGATTGTATTCCCTCTCAATATCCATCTTTCTATCCATACAAAGACAGAACTCATCGGCAATCGGAACGTGGTAGCATGTTCGGTTGCGTGGAATTAATGTTTGCCAAGGTGAAATTCCACGTACTGAAAACAATGATTTAGGCAATGAGCGGTCTAAATAAGGATTCACCATGTTTTCTCTTCCAATCCATAAAGTCATCAAGAACTGGAACTATCACTTGGTTTTTGGATAGTCTAGAGAAGCTTGTGAGAAGATCAAATACTTCCAAATGTGTGATTAGTCTGAAATGACATTAAATTCAATTCATATTGCTAATCTTTAATGAAATCCTCAAATTCAGCAGGACAAACCTGTTTTGATTGCTCTCCAAGTGGAAAACATGATCAGAATAAAGTTTCTTGACTTTGTCCGGAATATGCGCCAGAAGAATTGGATTtctttcttcaacttttccagTGTAACTGTTCCcgaatgttctgaaatttgaaatttagtaaaatCCTCTAACAAATGACCCTACCCGACAGGAATTCCTTCAGCAGAAACTACAACCACCAAGgtattcttgaaaacttcattCAGTTGAAATTGATTCATTAccgagctgaaaaatttttgcttttaatttaaattttatttttggttgttttgcTTAACGCTATTAAATCCCCTCCAAATCAACATtctagatttatttttttcagaaatctctgTAGATTCCTTATTTCAGTGATCAGTCACCAAACCTCAATGTGTCGTCCAGCGATTTCGACCAGATTGTGTTGTTTACGAATATGTGGGAAAGATAGCAATGATCTGTGTTGTGGATTGAAAACTGGGCCCATTGTTCAATTAGACGCTCAGATacactctgaaaattcagatttcaatACTTATTTGATTCCTCAGTTAACTCACGTCATCATCAGAACATGAGTCAGATTTCAAACTGTGAGCCCAATTTGAGATATCATAATCTGATGGAACTCCAGAAAGATTTGTGTTACTGAATACCTTACAGAATCTTTCATCtgcaattataaaaataatagactaaaattcaaacaacTTCACAAACTTTTCATATACTCTCCAACAGTGTGTCGCACGTCTTTATGCCAAAAAGTTCCGTTGACAATATCAGTAATATTATCAGAAATCTTATTGAACATTGCAAAGTcgtaaaatccaaattttcgagAAGCCTTCACAGTTTTCGGAAATTCACGTTGGAGTTGAGAATGAGACATGGATCTCAAGTAGAGAACAGCGATTGATGGGCTTGTCTGAAACAGACTGCGAATAAAAACTATAGGGATTGAAACTACTTTTCATCAGGCTTA
This is a stretch of genomic DNA from Caenorhabditis elegans chromosome V. It encodes these proteins:
- the Y38A10A.2 gene encoding uncharacterized protein (Confirmed by transcript evidence) yields the protein MIQAVLLLASVLGASVYYWQHNKEWSYVQTLDDIDRGDVILPNYNAHPILYNECTWPILDPYEPDILKYIKKRNRRLACRSSPDVEVEWLDSKIQITLKSANVMSCVASDLSGFSANEDVFVSPAIKLEADFPLEIPYTNFAVECEQNGKRIYRKSFYNYKKDQAEKPVEAMESTPTSPSIAVLYLRSMSHSQLQREFPKTVKASRKFGFYDFAMFNKISDNITDIVNGTFWHKDVRHTVGEYMKNERFCKVFSNTNLSGVPSDYDISNWAHSLKSDSCSDDDSVSERLIEQWAQFSIHNTDHCYLSHIFVNNTIWSKSLDDTLSSVMNQFQLNEVFKNTLVVVVSAEGIPVGTFGNSYTGKVEERNPILLAHIPDKVKKLYSDHVFHLESNQNRLITHLEVFDLLTSFSRLSKNQVIVPVLDDFMDWKRKHVRGISPWQTLIPRNRTCYHVPIADEFCLCMDRKMDIEREYNQTFAIAQRLYDKMESDILSNYSCMHETTWIEERNYTSVYNLNEKVLNGTEEYIEFLIFGVRAFPKKINRLGNFFVNVLGMFKHNFNDDYNFERAYPYVSDTLKSGCLAGYLEKFCEMCHGARFLTS